CTCGTAGTGGTCGGCTGCAGCCAGCGCGACCGCCTGTTTCGCTCGCCGTCCATCGCCGTAGCGCACCAACAGGCGCATGCTTCCGCCGACATCGCCCCGGATGTCGATATACGCGATCAGCTCTACGCTGTCGCCTGCCGCAAACGTCAGCCCGTCCAGCGCGATCTCCTGGATCAGCTGCGAGTCTTCCATCTCGCCGCCCTTGAACTCGAAAGCCTGTATGCCACTGCGAGGCCGTCTCGGCTTGGCTTTGTCGTCCCCCGTCGAACTGATCACTACCCACGCGCTTGACCCGTCCTCGAAGCCGCCGTCCTCCAACAGTTCGGTCGACGCCCGTGGGGGAGTCGCTGTCGGTGTGAATGACGCGGTGGGGGTTGGCGTATTCGTCGGCGTGTTGGACGGCGTGAACGTCATGCTCGCCGTAGATGTCGCGGTGATTGTCGGGGACGGCGTTGGCGTCGCGCTGCTCAGCGGTGCGATCGGTGCCGCCATATACGGCGCAAGTAGAGGTGCGATCGCCTCGATCTTGACCGCCTGATTGTAATACGGCGAAGGACCGCACACCGTGCCGTCCGGCCGCCCTGATCCGAGGTGATGCAGTCCCACGACCTTCAGCGTATCCAGCGCGATCACCGGCGACCCGCTGCTCCCGCCTTGCGTGTCGCACGCATATCCGAAGTCAGATGCCGGCGCATAACCCGCCAGCGAATCCGCGTTGACGCGGCATCTCCCGCCGTCCTGTGCGCTGTTCATTCCGAACTGTTTCGGCATCCCGGCGGGATGCTGCGGGATGAAGATCGTCTCGTTCAGGTTTGGCGCCCGCGTATCCAGCTCAAGGTAGCCGTACGGCTGGACGGTTGCAAAGTCGTCCTCGTGGATCGTATATAGCGCGACGTCATAAGTCGCGTTGGTCATCAGCAGCGTGCCGCCACGCACCTCGACATATCCCGTCGCTGCACCGGCCCCGCACGACTCGCGCTGGTAATTGAACCGGATCACCGCGCTGTTCAGGATCGCCTGCGACTTGATACAGTGTTCGTTCGTGATCATGAAATTGCCGGGGCTGACGCGCCATGTCGTACACACATACTGCGCGCCGTTGTCGGTATACAGCAGCCGCGCGATGGGCTGGCGTAACCCGTATTCCGTCGGGAACGCCGCCGACGAGCATACTACGTCGGTCATGTCGTTGCTGCCGCACACGCTCTGCGCGACTTCCGGCTCGGTCAGCCCCCGGCCGTACTGGCTGATCTCGACTCCTGCATAGCCGCTTGCGTTCGGGTCGGCCGCCACCAGCGTAATGACTGCCGTGCTGCCATTCACCGGGAACGCCCACAATCCGCTGTCCGCGCTCGTGTACACCGTTGTCTGTGTGCCGTCCGCCGCGCTCACCGTGATGCTGTCCCCGGGCGCGATCTCGATTTTGCTGAGAAACGGCTGGATATAAGTCGCGTCCGGCGCGATGATCGTCGCGCTCGGCTGTTCGTAGGTGACTCGGATCGGTTCAGCAATCACTTGCCCCACCGGTCGGTCGATGATCGTCGCCGCTTCCAGTGAAGGCGTCAGCGTCGGCTGGAGCGCCGCCGGCGTCTGTTGGCTGCTCAGGCTCGCCACTGCGGCCAGGATCATGACTCCACCGACCAGGATCGCGCCGGCAATCGTAAGTGTTTTGAGGTCGTTCGGGCGTTGTTTTCTCATAGTCCGCGTATCATAACGCAAACGCCCTCGTCAGGGCGAAGCGAGGGCGTTTCAGTTTCGTTACAATTTCCCTGCGGTTTACAGGCCGAATTCTTCCTTGACCTGCGACACCCATTTCGCCACCCGTTCGGGCGTCATGCTCTGCTGGCCGTCCTCGTCGATCCCCAGACCCATCAAGTGGTCTTCGATCTTCGCCTTCGACTCGTTGAATTCGTACGTCTTGTTCGGCCACATCCCGTACACGTCCGCGCCTTGCATCAGCAGTTCGTCCGCCAGCATGCCCATTGCGTCCAGAAAGTTGAAGCCATATCCGTTCTGGTCGCCCAGCCCGAACACCGCCACCTTCTTGCCGTTAAAATCCATCTCGCGCAGCCGCGGGAAGAACACGTCCCAGTCGTCTTGCAGTTCGCCTGTATTCCAGGTCGGGATCCCCATAATGATGTGGCTGTACTTCATAATGGTATCGGGGGAGCTTGCACCGATGTTATGGACTTCGACCAGGTCCTTCTGTACCTTATCGAACTCAGACTTAATCTGGTAGGCAACCGCTTCCGTCTTGCCGGTGCTGCTGCCGAAAAACAGGCCAATTTTCGCCATCGGGTAACCCTCGATCGTTCCTGCGCGACCAAACGCCGCTATTGTGCCGTTTTTCACGCAGAATCGCAAGCGGCATCGCATGTTGACGCCCCCCGACTTCGGTGTTACGCTGGACTCCAATAGCGATAATTGGTCTGTCTTGGGGGAAGCCGGTGTAATCCCGGCACTGTCCCGCAGCGGTAACGGTGGTCCACACCGGAGTCCGAATGCCCAGCCCGGCCTCTGCTCGCGTCACCTTCGTGGAGAAAGGGGACTCAGCGTGGAAAACGTACCTTTGCAGGTCGACTCCCGCCACCCGGCGGGTGTTTTTATGTCGACCGCGATCTCGCTCAATCTGCGCGTTCCGAAAAGTAAGCTGCTTCTGCTGACCGTACTCCTCGCCGCCGTCTTTGTGCTGGCCCTGGCGCTCGGCTCGGTATCGATCCCGCTTGAAGACATCACCCGTGTTCTCACCGGTGGCGATGCCTCCCGTCCCGCCTGGACCAATATCATCCTCAAAATTCGTCTTCCCAAAGCCCTGACCGCCATCATCGCCGGCGCCGCGCTCGGCCTCAGCGGCCTGCTCATGCAGACCTTCTTCCGTAATCCGCTGGCTGGCCCCTACGTGCTGGGAATCAGCAGCGGTGCCAGTCTCGGCGTCGCCGCCGTCGTTCTCGGGGCAGGGACCTTCGGCGGCTCTATGCTCGCCGGCCTCAGTCTCGGCGGTGATATCCTGCTTGCGGTTGCCGCCTCTAGCGGCGCCGCCCTCAGCCTGCTGCTCGTCCTTCTCATCGCCCGTCGCGTCGAGAGCAGTTTCTCGCTCCTCCTCTTGGGCGTTATGTTCGGCTACGTCACCAGCGCTCTGGTTAGCCTCCTCATGTACACCAGCGTACCGGAGCGCATTCAGGCCTACACCAACTGGACCTTCGGGAGTTTCTCCGGCGTCACCTGGGCGCAGTTACCTATTCTGGCGATCGCCTGTGCGCTGGGTCTGCTGATCGCCCTCGCCGCCAGCAAACCGCTCAACATCCTGCTCCTCGGTGAATCCTACGCCGCGACCATGGGCCTGAACGTCCGGCGCTCGCGCATCCTGATTATCAGCTCCGCCGCTGTCCTTGCCGGGACGGTCACCGCCTTCTGCGGCCCGATCGGCTTCATCGGTACTGCCGTTCCGCATCTCGGCCGTTGGCTGATGAACACCTCCGACCACCGCGCGCTCATCCCGGCAACCGCGCTGATTGGTGCCCTGCTTGGCCTGTTCTCGGCCCTCATCGCCGAGCTGCCCGGCACTGACGTTTCGCTTCCCCTCAACGCGGTCACGGCCCTCTTCGGCGCGCCGATCGTCATCTTCGTCATCCTGCGCCAGCGTAATCTTCAGAAGGCCTTTGGCGCATGACGGCCCTCTCCACGCACGCCCTCGAAATCGGCTACCAGCCGCCGCGCCGCGCAGCCCGTGCGGTAGCGCGCGCCATCGACTTGACGGTTGAGCGTGGCCAGTTCGTCTGTCTGCTGGGTCCCAATGGTGCTGGCAAATCCACCTTGCTCCGCACACTGGCCGGCCTCCAGCCGCCGCTTTCGGGGCAGGTCGCCTTCAGCGGCCGCGATCTTCGCCGTCTATCCGCCGCGCAGCGTGCGTTGGAGGTCGCCGTCGTCTTGACCGAGCGCGTCAATCCAGGCCTGCTCACCGGATGGGCGCTGGTAGCCCTCGGTCGCGCGCCGCACACGGGCTTTATGGGCGCGCTTTCGCAGGCAGACGAGCGGGCCGTGCGCCGCGCCGTCGAGCACGTAGGCGCCACTGCGCTGGCATCGCGTCCGGTGATCGAGTTGAGTGATGGTGAGCGCCAAAAATTGCTCATCGCGCGCGCTCTTGCCCAGGAGTCCCCGCTCATTCTGCTTGACGAGCCGACCGCATTTCTCGACGCGCCGCGCCGTATCGAAGTCCTGACCCTGCTGCGCGACCTGGCCCACCAGGCCGACCGCGCTGTCATCGTCTCCACCCACGAGGTCCATCTAGCGCTTGACCTCGCCGACGCGCTCTGGCTCATGGATGGCGGCGGCGTCCAGCACGGTACGCCGCGCGATCTCGTCGGCTCCGGGGCGTTCCACGCCGCCTTCCCGACCATCCGCGTCAACCCCTAGCAGATAAGGGAGTCGAGAGGGTGACAACCCTCTCGCGGAGGTGTGGAGGCAGCGCCTCCACAAAAGCAGTAGTGTTCACTGCGCGATCCCGAAAGTGTTTGCACATCTTCGCTTTCCCCCGCGAATTGAGCTGGCCTGCCGGCTCAGTTCGCAGATGAGGGAGTCGAGAGGGTGACAACCCTCTCGAGGAGGTGTGGAGGCAGCGCCTCCACAAGTTTCACCTCAGTGTTCGACCGCCGCCGCCGGTTCCGTGGCCGTCGAAATGCGCTGCAGCGGCTTCGCGCCGAAACGCCGGATCAGCCCCAGCGCCGGGATCGCCAGCAGCAGGAACATCACGGCGTTGAACGTATACGGCGCCAGCGATGGCCGTCCGGCAATCGTAATCCCCAGCAGCGGTCCGGCCGCCAGCGTACCGATGATCACGCCCAGGCTTTGCGCCGCCGAGGTCAGCCCGACCACCGCGCCGCGTGCCGAGTCGGGTGCCGCGAATGTCACCAGCGATTGCAGCGGTGGCATCATGATCCCGGTGCCGATCGCAAACATCAGCGCGGCCGGAATCGCTGTGATCGGGACGGCGGCTTGCCCCACCAGCGCCACCACGAATGGCAGGCCGATCACCACGTACCATGTCATCGCCACCGTGCGGATCAGCGTCCCGCCCAGCACCAGCGGCGCATCGCCGAATCGTCGCAGTAATCGCCGCAGCAGAAACACTTGCGTGATCGTTTGACCGAGCCCGACCACTCCCAGCATCAACCCGACGCCCAGGTTCACTGTATTCTCGTCCGACCCCAGGAACAGGATGTTCTGCCCGTAGATCGCGAACGTCGTCTGGACAATCCCCAATCCTACGCTGCCGAACATCGTCAGCAGCAGGATGCTGAAGATCGTCCGGTCCTTAATCATCTCGCCAAAGCTCATCTGACCGCCGCGCGCGCGAGCCGCTTGCCGCTGTTCCGCCGTCATCGTCTCGGTCAGCATGAAATAAGTCATCACGGTCGGGACCATCGTCAGCAGTGCGGCAATCAGGAATGTCGCCTGCCGGCCCACCAGCGCCGCCAGCGCACCGCCGATCGACGGACCGAAGATGAATCCCAATCCGAACACGGCAAAGATCAGCCCCAGCGACTGTGTACGTTTCTCGCGGGGAGTGATGTCGATGACATAGGCTTGCGCCACCAGGATGTTGCCGCCCGTGATGCCGTCGAGGATGCGGCTGGCATATACCATGCCGATCGTCGGCGCGAATGCGATCATCAGGAAGCTGGCTACTGTCCCGACTTGACTCCAGAACAGGACTGGGACGCGGCCAAATCGGTCGGACAGCCGGCCCAGGAACGGGGAAGCGATGAATTGCGCCACGAAGAACGCCGCTTGCAGCAGGGGAGCCTGCTGCTCAGGCACGCCCAGTTCGTTAATCGCATACAGCGTCAGGATCGGCAGGATCATTGACGCGCCCAGGATGTTGACGAACACAATCGCGAGGATCGTGACCATGCGCCGGTCGATTCGCGCTTCGGTCATCGGGAACACTCCATTTCTGGGAAAGCGAGAATTACATCTTCTCGCGGAGGAGTAGAGGCAGCGCCGCCACAAACAACGACACTGTCTATCCTAAAGAAAGAAGCGTCAGCCGCCCCAATCCTTACGACATTGCGCCGACGGCCAGCGGTGTGCTGGTGGGCGCGTCGCTCCCGCCCGGCGGCTCGACTGAAATCCCGACCGCGCCGACAGACTCCCAGTCCATCGGGTTCTCGAACATCATCGTATGCGCGCCGTCGCCGTCCGTATCAAAGACTCCAGCGCTCATTGGACCTTTTTCGCCGATCACCCACAGCTGGTAGGTTTGGCCCCCGCCCAGTGCCGGCAGCGCATGCGTGACCATCAGCGCCTCGCTGTGGTCAGGCATCCACACCACCATCGCCAGCATCGAGCCTTCCTCGTCCATCAGCTCAATCCGCTTGCTGCTCGTATCGGTCAGCAGCGCCACCGCCATATCGAAATTCGCATCTGCCGCCTCAGCGGCCCGCTCGCCTTCGCGCATCTGGTTGAACTGCACGACCCAGAATACGTTCAGGCCCAGCAGCACCACCGCCGCAGCCGTCGACACCCACACCAGCAGCCCTTTTGTCCCGTTAGCCTTGGCAGCAGGCACACTCGCTCGCGGCAGCGCCCTCAGTGTCGGCGCGGCGGGCCGGGTCGCCAGTGCCGCCGCCATGATCCGTTCCTTCAGCGCCGGAGGCGGCGTCTGCCGCGGGACTGCCGCGCTCAGCAGCGTCGCCGACGCCGCGTACTCGGCCGCTTCATGCCACAGCTCCGGCTGCGAATCAAGCAGCCGCTTCACCGCAAGGCTTTCCTCGCGGTCTGTGGCCCCGATGCTGAACGCCTCGACATCCTCGCGGGCGGCCTCAGTTGGGGGACGGGAAGGAATTTCCTGATCTGTCGGCATCTATTCTTACGGGTTGCCCACGCGCGTGCGTGCTCCTGCTTCTAATACAACATACGTACAAATCGCGCCCACAGATGAAATCGCGTCCAATTCTGTTTCTCGCCACAGGCTCGCGCGGTTATCTGGGCGCCTCATCGTGTCTTCTTGCTCCACAAATCGCGCAGTTTGATCAGCCCGGCGCGCACCCGTCCCTTCACCGTTCCGAGCGGGACGTTCAGGTGTTCGGCCATCTCCGTATGCGACATGTCCAGAAAATACGCCAGTTCCAACACTTTGCGCTGGTCGGGCGGTAGGTCTTGCAGCAGTTCGCGGATCAGCCGTTCGTCTGCCCAGCCGGCCTCATCCATCGGCGCGTTCTCGCCCACCACGTTCATGATGTCTTCAACGTCCAGCTGCGCGCGCGGTTCTCGCCGCTGCTCGATCCGCAGCCGGTCGATCGCTGTGTAGCGCGTAATTGTCAGCAGCCACGTCGTCACCCGTCCGCGGCTGGCGTCCCACGCGTGCGCCTGCTTCCATACTTTCAGGAACGTGTCTTGCGTGGCCTCCTCGGCCTGTGTCGAGTTTTGCAGCACGTGGTAAGCGACGCTGTACACCAGCCCGCCGTATTGGTCATACAGCTCGGACAGCGCGCGCTCATCCCCGCCGCGGATGCGTTGGAGAAGGACGGCTTCAGGCGGGGTGGGGGAGGCGGACATGCAGCATTCCGGAAAGTGCTGTCGACGCGCCCTAGTATATCACGGCATCCGGCTCACACATCGGCAAAACCTTCGGCTATAATGGAGTGCGGCGTGGCGACTTCCGCACGGCCCTTGAGGAGCTTGTTATGGATATTTTCGGTGTCGGCGGATTTGAAGTCGCGCTGATTGTCATTATTGCCTTGGTGGTAGCCGGCCCGGCGCGTATGGCGGTCTGGGCACGCTCCATGGGGCAGTGGGTCACCAAAATGCGCAAACTGTGGAGCGTCACCGCTACCCAGCTCCAGCGTGAATTGGACGATGCCGGTGTCGATTTCAAAGTGCCGAAGGAAATCCCGACTCGCAAAGCCATCGTCGAAGAACTCAGTCGCAGCTCCACCGTCCGCGACTTCTCCAAGCCGATCAACGAGGTGCGCTCCGCCCTGGCTGAAACTGAAGGCGCCGTGCGCGAAGTCCAGACCGGCATGACCGATGTCGCGGGGGCGCTCACCGGCGGCAAGCGCCCCCCATTCCGGCCTCCGCAGCTCAAGCCCAATCCCCCCAAGCCGGACGCGGTCAAACCCGACATGCCTTCCGTGCCATCCCCCAAAGAGGCAACTCAGTTCGGAACCTGGGGCGGCGCTGCGGCCCTTGACCAACCTGAAGTCAAATCCTCCGACCTCGGCACGTGGTCAGCCGACCCGAAGGAGCAGGCCTAATGCGCCGGTTATTGCGTCGTCTCTGGCCTTTTGGCCGCCAGCCTGCCGCTCCTGATCCCGAACGCCACATGGGGCTGCTCGACCACCTCAACGAACTTCGCGGTCGCCTGGTCAAAGCCTTCCTTGCACTTGCCGTCGGTACCGTCATCGGGATGATCATCGGCAGCCCGGTCCTCGCCTATCTCCAGACCCCTTACGGCCGCGAGTTTACCGTCCTCGGCCCGACTGGCGGCGTCGTGGCTTACTTTCGCGTGGCCCTGCTCATCGGCGGCATCTTCGCCATCCCCGTCATCACCTACCAGATACTGATGTTCATCGTTCCTGGACTGACCGGCCGTGAGAAGCGCATGCTCTTTATGTCCCTTCCGGCCATCGTCGGCCTGTTCATGGTCGGCGTTCTGTTTGCCTGGTTCGTCCTCATCCCGCCGGCGCTGACTTTCCTCGAAGGCTTCGAGTCGGAGATTTTCCGCTCGGAATGGACTGCCGATCAATACCTCGGCTTCGTCACTGCCCTCATCTTCTGGATGGGCGTAGCCTTCGAGATTCCCCTCATTTTCTTTGTCCTTGGATGGCTGGGAATCGTCTCTCCACAGAATCTCCTCAATAGTTGGCGGTTTGCGATCGTCGGTTCGGCCATCGCTGCAGCTATAATTACACCAACAGTCGACCCCGTGAACATGATGTTGGTCATGGGGCCTTTGAACGCGCTCTACCTTGCGAGCGTATTCCTTGTGGGTGTCGGTAACCGTCTGGGCGTGATGCCGGACGACCGCGCACGAAAAACGGCCTCCATAGGATCTTCGTGACCTGACGTCACATCCGTCGTACCTGCCTCTCATACACCCCACTCAGTAGGCTTGTTATACGAACAATTGTTCTGTATAATGATGCTGGGTCCTCGATCGCAGTCGCCTAAGAGGAGTTGTTCATGGCGCTCAAAGCAGAGTTTTCCGTTCAGGCCGCCTATCCATTTGATCGGCGCGGCCCCCTTCTCTGGATCTGGTCTCACGTTTGGCGGTATAAGTGGCTCTTCCTCTTTTGCATGGGCGGCTTCGCCATCGGCTATTTCACCTTCAGCTATGCCCGTGTCCTGATCGGCCAGGCAGCCGAGGCCATTATCAATCCGGCTGGCGGCGTTTCGCTGGTCAACATCAGCCTCAGCATCTTCCTCATCCTCGTCTTCCAGGCCGGCATCGAGCTCGCCTCGTCCCTCTCCATCCAGACCGTCGCCCAACGCCTTGAGCGTGATGGTCGCCAGGAAGTCTACGAAGCCCTCCTCGGCAAGAGCCAGACCTGGCACGATCGTCAGCGCGTCGGTGACATCATGGCCCGCACCACTGACGACATGCAGACCCTCAATGGCATGATCAACCCGGGTATCCTTTTTATGCTCGACATGGGCCTTGGCCTCACCGTGCCGATCTTCCTGATCGCCACCATCGAGGTCGAACTCCTGGCGCTGATCGCCATCTTCATCCCCATCTACATCCTGACCGTGCGCCGCTACGCACGGACGCTCAACCCGGTCGTCAACGCCCAGCGTGGCGCGTTCGGCGCGCTCAACGCCAGCCTCGAGGAGACGATCTCCGGCATCGAAGTCGTCAAGGCCAGCGCTCAGGAGACTTTTGAGCGGGCCAAATTCCGCCGTAATGCCAAGGCCTTCCGTGACTTCTACGCCCAGCAGGGCCGCATCGAGGCGCGCTATCTCCCCATGCTCTTCTACGCCATCCTGACCGGCGGCGTCTTCCTGCACTGCATGCTCCTTTATGCCGTCGGCCGCGTCAACATCGCCGATATCATCGGGGTCATGGGCCTGGTCAACGTCATGAGCTTCCCGGTTTTCGTCAGCATCTGGGCCTTCAGCCTCCTCCAGTTGGGCGTTGCCAGCGCGCGCCGTATCCTTGACATCATCAATGCCGAGACCGCCCTCGATGAGAACGCATCCGGCTACAGCGCGCCCATCAAAGGCGCCATCGCCTTCGAGGATGTCACCTTCACCTTCGAAGACGGCATCCCCATCCTTCAGAACATCTCCTTTAACGTCGAACCGGGACAGACCGTCGCCATCGTCGGCCAGACCGGCAGCGGCAAGTCGACCCTCACCGACCTTATCAATCGCACCTATGACGTGACCGGCGGTCGCATCCTCATCGACGGCGTCGATGTCCGCGAGTGGAACCTCGCCCCCCTCCGCTCGCAGATCAGCCGTATCGAACAGGACGTCTTCCTGTTCAGCCGCAGCATCTCGGAGAACATCGCCTTCGGTGCGCCCGGCACGCCTCAGGAGGAGATCGAGCGCGCCGGCAGGGAAGCCCAGGCGCACGACTTCATTATGTCCTTCAACGAGGGCTACAAGACCGTCATCGGTGAGCGCGGCGTCACCCTCTCTGGCGGGCAGCGCCAGCGTCTTGCGCTCGCCCGTGCTTTCCTCAGCGAGCCGCGCATCCTCATCCTCGACGACTCAACTAGCGCCATCGACTCCGCCACCGAAGACGAGATCCAGAAGGCCATCAACCGCGCCCAGCAGGGACGCACGACCCTGCTCATCACCCATCGCCTCTCGCAGATCCGCTGGGCCGATCACATCCTGGTGCTCGATCAGGGCAAGCTCCTCGCCAGCGGGACGCACGAAGAACTGCTCCGCACGTCGGCCATCTATCGCCGCATCTTCGCCCGCTACGACGCGCCCCTGCCGCCGCTTGAACCCGTCGCCGAAACGGCCGCCGCAGACTAAGAAAAGGAATACATCCACATGGGCTTCATTATGGACGGCCTCGACGCCGAGGCCTACGACCGCAAGTACAGCGATTACGACCTCGTCCGCCGCATCGTCGCCTACTTCAAGCCGGAAGGTATGCGTATTGCCGTCGTGGTCGCCGCCATCCTGGCGACTTCGCTGGTCAGTACCGCGCTTCCCGTCGTCATCTCTG
The nucleotide sequence above comes from Candidatus Flexicrinis proximus. Encoded proteins:
- a CDS encoding trypsin-like peptidase domain-containing protein, with protein sequence MRKQRPNDLKTLTIAGAILVGGVMILAAVASLSSQQTPAALQPTLTPSLEAATIIDRPVGQVIAEPIRVTYEQPSATIIAPDATYIQPFLSKIEIAPGDSITVSAADGTQTTVYTSADSGLWAFPVNGSTAVITLVAADPNASGYAGVEISQYGRGLTEPEVAQSVCGSNDMTDVVCSSAAFPTEYGLRQPIARLLYTDNGAQYVCTTWRVSPGNFMITNEHCIKSQAILNSAVIRFNYQRESCGAGAATGYVEVRGGTLLMTNATYDVALYTIHEDDFATVQPYGYLELDTRAPNLNETIFIPQHPAGMPKQFGMNSAQDGGRCRVNADSLAGYAPASDFGYACDTQGGSSGSPVIALDTLKVVGLHHLGSGRPDGTVCGPSPYYNQAVKIEAIAPLLAPYMAAPIAPLSSATPTPSPTITATSTASMTFTPSNTPTNTPTPTASFTPTATPPRASTELLEDGGFEDGSSAWVVISSTGDDKAKPRRPRSGIQAFEFKGGEMEDSQLIQEIALDGLTFAAGDSVELIAYIDIRGDVGGSMRLLVRYGDGRRAKQAVALAAADHYEPRGVEIVLDAGDIERIQARFRFKTNVPARVFIDDVRLLTSRATP
- a CDS encoding flavodoxin, encoding MAKIGLFFGSSTGKTEAVAYQIKSEFDKVQKDLVEVHNIGASSPDTIMKYSHIIMGIPTWNTGELQDDWDVFFPRLREMDFNGKKVAVFGLGDQNGYGFNFLDAMGMLADELLMQGADVYGMWPNKTYEFNESKAKIEDHLMGLGIDEDGQQSMTPERVAKWVSQVKEEFGL
- a CDS encoding iron ABC transporter permease, with translation MSTAISLNLRVPKSKLLLLTVLLAAVFVLALALGSVSIPLEDITRVLTGGDASRPAWTNIILKIRLPKALTAIIAGAALGLSGLLMQTFFRNPLAGPYVLGISSGASLGVAAVVLGAGTFGGSMLAGLSLGGDILLAVAASSGAALSLLLVLLIARRVESSFSLLLLGVMFGYVTSALVSLLMYTSVPERIQAYTNWTFGSFSGVTWAQLPILAIACALGLLIALAASKPLNILLLGESYAATMGLNVRRSRILIISSAAVLAGTVTAFCGPIGFIGTAVPHLGRWLMNTSDHRALIPATALIGALLGLFSALIAELPGTDVSLPLNAVTALFGAPIVIFVILRQRNLQKAFGA
- a CDS encoding ABC transporter ATP-binding protein, whose translation is MTALSTHALEIGYQPPRRAARAVARAIDLTVERGQFVCLLGPNGAGKSTLLRTLAGLQPPLSGQVAFSGRDLRRLSAAQRALEVAVVLTERVNPGLLTGWALVALGRAPHTGFMGALSQADERAVRRAVEHVGATALASRPVIELSDGERQKLLIARALAQESPLILLDEPTAFLDAPRRIEVLTLLRDLAHQADRAVIVSTHEVHLALDLADALWLMDGGGVQHGTPRDLVGSGAFHAAFPTIRVNP
- a CDS encoding MFS transporter; translation: MTEARIDRRMVTILAIVFVNILGASMILPILTLYAINELGVPEQQAPLLQAAFFVAQFIASPFLGRLSDRFGRVPVLFWSQVGTVASFLMIAFAPTIGMVYASRILDGITGGNILVAQAYVIDITPREKRTQSLGLIFAVFGLGFIFGPSIGGALAALVGRQATFLIAALLTMVPTVMTYFMLTETMTAEQRQAARARGGQMSFGEMIKDRTIFSILLLTMFGSVGLGIVQTTFAIYGQNILFLGSDENTVNLGVGLMLGVVGLGQTITQVFLLRRLLRRFGDAPLVLGGTLIRTVAMTWYVVIGLPFVVALVGQAAVPITAIPAALMFAIGTGIMMPPLQSLVTFAAPDSARGAVVGLTSAAQSLGVIIGTLAAGPLLGITIAGRPSLAPYTFNAVMFLLLAIPALGLIRRFGAKPLQRISTATEPAAAVEH
- a CDS encoding anti-sigma factor produces the protein MPTDQEIPSRPPTEAAREDVEAFSIGATDREESLAVKRLLDSQPELWHEAAEYAASATLLSAAVPRQTPPPALKERIMAAALATRPAAPTLRALPRASVPAAKANGTKGLLVWVSTAAAVVLLGLNVFWVVQFNQMREGERAAEAADANFDMAVALLTDTSSKRIELMDEEGSMLAMVVWMPDHSEALMVTHALPALGGGQTYQLWVIGEKGPMSAGVFDTDGDGAHTMMFENPMDWESVGAVGISVEPPGGSDAPTSTPLAVGAMS
- a CDS encoding sigma-70 family RNA polymerase sigma factor — its product is MSASPTPPEAVLLQRIRGGDERALSELYDQYGGLVYSVAYHVLQNSTQAEEATQDTFLKVWKQAHAWDASRGRVTTWLLTITRYTAIDRLRIEQRREPRAQLDVEDIMNVVGENAPMDEAGWADERLIRELLQDLPPDQRKVLELAYFLDMSHTEMAEHLNVPLGTVKGRVRAGLIKLRDLWSKKTR
- the tatC gene encoding twin-arginine translocase subunit TatC, giving the protein MRRLLRRLWPFGRQPAAPDPERHMGLLDHLNELRGRLVKAFLALAVGTVIGMIIGSPVLAYLQTPYGREFTVLGPTGGVVAYFRVALLIGGIFAIPVITYQILMFIVPGLTGREKRMLFMSLPAIVGLFMVGVLFAWFVLIPPALTFLEGFESEIFRSEWTADQYLGFVTALIFWMGVAFEIPLIFFVLGWLGIVSPQNLLNSWRFAIVGSAIAAAIITPTVDPVNMMLVMGPLNALYLASVFLVGVGNRLGVMPDDRARKTASIGSS
- a CDS encoding ABC transporter ATP-binding protein; protein product: MALKAEFSVQAAYPFDRRGPLLWIWSHVWRYKWLFLFCMGGFAIGYFTFSYARVLIGQAAEAIINPAGGVSLVNISLSIFLILVFQAGIELASSLSIQTVAQRLERDGRQEVYEALLGKSQTWHDRQRVGDIMARTTDDMQTLNGMINPGILFMLDMGLGLTVPIFLIATIEVELLALIAIFIPIYILTVRRYARTLNPVVNAQRGAFGALNASLEETISGIEVVKASAQETFERAKFRRNAKAFRDFYAQQGRIEARYLPMLFYAILTGGVFLHCMLLYAVGRVNIADIIGVMGLVNVMSFPVFVSIWAFSLLQLGVASARRILDIINAETALDENASGYSAPIKGAIAFEDVTFTFEDGIPILQNISFNVEPGQTVAIVGQTGSGKSTLTDLINRTYDVTGGRILIDGVDVREWNLAPLRSQISRIEQDVFLFSRSISENIAFGAPGTPQEEIERAGREAQAHDFIMSFNEGYKTVIGERGVTLSGGQRQRLALARAFLSEPRILILDDSTSAIDSATEDEIQKAINRAQQGRTTLLITHRLSQIRWADHILVLDQGKLLASGTHEELLRTSAIYRRIFARYDAPLPPLEPVAETAAAD